Genomic segment of Peribacillus frigoritolerans:
CTGTACTGCTCATCTTCTTCATTCTCTTTGTCATACACCTCTAAGGTAAATTCATTATTCTGGAGGTAGTATTCACCATTTGTACCCGGGATTTCTTTTCTCTCGCCTTCACGCAGCCAAAGTACTTTGTCGATATACATCCCAGGGACGGAACGCAATAATGCTCCAATTAAAAAAATGATAAGTCCAATATGATTTACATAGGGTCCCCAACGTGAAAAACGACCCTTTTCGGCAAGTATATGACCGTTTTCCTCACGTATATGATAACGCTGCCTTTTTAGTCTATCCTTTACTTCTTCAAGGTTTATATCTTGGTCTTCCAGCTTTGTCACCCCGTAAATCCGCTGACGTTTCATGAACCCGTCATGGCGTGTGACCCCTTGTTTTTTTAACGATCGATATAACGGAAAGAACCGGTCGATACTGGCAATCAATAGTGATATGCCCAGCATGCCTATGATAATCAAATACCACCATGAACTATACAAGTTATGAAACCCGAGTTCATAATACACCATTCCGAACCAACCGTATTCCAGTTCATAATGCTCTGCAGGCGTAGCTGTTGAAGGGATGTACATTTCCTGGGGTAAAATCGTCCCGATAGCTGAAGCGATCAAGGCAATGACAATGAGCGTCACCCCGACCTTAACGGAAGAAAAGAAGTTCCATATTTTATCGATGATCGTTTTTTTATATGTTTGTGAACGCCTGGCACTTCCTTCATATCTCATATCAATAAGCTTGTTTTCTTTTTCGTTATCAAGCACCATACCGCATTTCCCACAAATGTTTGTGCCAAACGCATTTACATGACCACAATCGCACTTTACTTCTTTCATGTCAAAAACTCCCCAATATTATGGTTTAATTCTCTCCATATGCTTTTGGATGCTCTCTTCTGTCAAAGCTCCGGTGATGATATCTATCACTTTCCCCTCTTTATCAACCAAAAAGGTGACAGGCAATATATCCACGCGATAAGCATTTTCCACTTCCCTACCTTTATCGATCATGACAGGAAAGGTAAGATCATGCTTTGTAATGAAATTATTGACAGCATAGTCAGATTCCCCGACATTAACCGCCAATATCTCAACGCCCTGGTCTTTAAAGTTTTTATATTGATTTTCCATATAAGGCATTTCATATTCACACGGCTTGCAATATGTACCCCAAAAGTTCAGGAAGACGCCTTTTCCCTTGTAATCGGAAAGTTTATGCTCTTTGCCTTCCATATCAGTCAAGACGAAATTGGGTGCATCGGATCCTTTTCTCAGACTCTCATTCTTATCTTTAGTGAAGTTCGTATAAAGGGCAAACACTAAAGCTGCACCTAAAAGCAGGAGAATGATGGTTCTGCTAATTAGGCGTCGCTTCTTTTTATCCATAGAGATCCTCCTAAGGCCACACTAAATTTAACCATACCATTATACCATTTAACGACATGTCCTTTTTATTTACATTTCTGAAGGTTTTGTGACATTCTTTCCCGATTCATGAAGGAAAAGGTATTTACAGGTTGTTTTCCACCACCCATTCTTCAAGGAGGGGAATGGGGTAGTGGTTTCAACCTATCAATACAGGAAAAGTTCTTATCTACATTCTCCGCTGTTTAGGCTCGGTCGTTGCTAATGTCCGCATTAATTTAACTTCATGTGGAGTCAGCTCCCGGGAATCCCCTGCTGTTAAACCGTCCAAGGTCAAGAAACCATATTGTTCCCTCTTCAATTTAATGACGGGATGGCCAATTGCTTCGAACATCCGGCGGACTTGCCTGTTCCTGCCTTCATGTATTGTGATTTCAACGATGGCTGTTTCCTTTTTCTTGTCGGTAGACAATACCCTTGTCTTGGCTGGAGCAGTCTTGCCATCCTCTAACTTGATACCTTTATCCAGCTTTTTCAAGCTTTCACGCAAAGGCATTCCTTTCACTTTTGCCACATACACTTTATCCACTTCATGCTTCGGATGCATTAACGTGTTTGCAAATTCTCCGTCATTCGTTAAAATCAATAAGCCCGAAGTATCGTAATCCAAGCGGCCAACTGGATAAATCCGTTCATTGATGTAAGGGAAAAAGTCCGTTACGACTTTTCTGTTCTTATCATCAGAAACTGCCGAAATGACGCCGCGCGGTTTATAGAATAGGAAATAAACCGGGGCTTCTTTTTCAAGCGGGACTTCATTAACCTCAACCTTATCATTAGGCCCCACCTTCACACCTAATTCCTTCACTACTTTGCCGTTCACTTTTACCTTACCTTCTAAAATCAACTCTTCTGCTTTACGGCGGGAAGCCAGTCCAGCATGTGCTATCACCTTTTGTAATCGTTCCATCTATCTTCACCCCATAATATAATCATTCGTTTGTTATTGTCTATACATACACAATCATACAATTATTACATATTGAGAGGCAAAAACAAAAGGTTTTTCGCGATTAAGAGCTTTTCTTTTATTATTACACCAATAATGGGACGGTTAAATGGGCTGGTTTCCATAATGAGTGTAACATAGCTTATTTTTCCATACAAAAAAATGTTTCTTTTGATGAAGGTTTGAATGCACCTTATTAATGGAGGGCTAATTTTAAGAAAAAGACAAAAAAAAAGAAATGGAATCGCCCATTTCCCTTCCTTTAATTCATACCGAAAACCAATGTGACGACAATAACGGCAGCTATGATTCCGATCAAGTCTGCCAAAAGGCCGACCTTAAGGGCATCACCCATTTTTTTGATTCCGACGGCTCCAAAATAAACGGTCAATACATAGAAGGTGGTATCTGTACTTCCCTGAATCGTGGCAGCCAAACGTCCAACAAAGGAATCCGGTCCATAAACCGATATCAGGTCGCTGGTGATTCCTAAAGCGGCTGTTCCGGATATTGGTCTAATAATCGCAAGGGGTAAAACCTCAGACGGAAAATGAAGAAAGGAAAGCAAGGGGTGCAGTGATTGTACAATGAAATCCAACGCCCCTGATGCCCTAAATACTGAAATCGCCACAAGCATCCCTACCAGGAAAGGGATGAGGGAAAAGGACATGCTGATTCCTTCTTTCCCCCCCTCAACGAAGGTCTCATAGGTGGGAACTCTTTTCAATGTGCCGTAGAGTAATATACAGAGAATCAAAATCGGTATCATCCAAATTGAAATGGTGGTCATCCAGTGCAACATCTTATTCCCTCCCGTTCCTCTTTCTCCTGTAATAAAAATATCGATCTATCGCGATTCCTCCAACGGCAGAAATGGCCGTTGCTATTATGGTCGGAAAAACGATGTCCGTCGGGGAGTGGGCATCGTAATTCATGCGGATCGCAATGACAGTAGTTGGAATCAACGTTACGCTTGAGGTATTGATTGCTAAAAAAGTGACCATCGAGCGGCTGACCGTTGCTTTTCCTCCATTTAGTTTCTTTAGCTGTTCCATGGCTTTTATACCAAGAGGCGTAGCTGCATTCCCCAATCCGAATGTGTTTGCCATCATATTGGAAAGTATATACCCCATAGCGGGATGATTAGGAGGAACTTCAGGGAACAGCCATCTCATGAATGGCTTGAACAAGTTGGATAGTTTATCTAACAGCCCCGATTCCTCCGCTATTTTCATCAGACCGAGCCAAAAAACAAGTATGCTCATCAATCCCAGACAAAGGGTGACAGCCTCCTTCGCGCTGACAAAAAGAGCTTCATTCACCTGTTCCATCGTCCCATTAACCATGCCAAAGACAATACCGATCACAAACATCCCGAACCAAATGTAATTAACCATTTCGTCCGATTCCCAATACCGCTTCAAATACCTCAGCCCAAGAAGATTGGAATGATTGTTGCTTGAAGCTTTCTTTTGCTTCCCCATAAAAAATCGAACGAGTGCCTATTTTCTTTCCATCGAGATAGATGGATGCTCTGCCGACCACTTCCGGGATTTTCCTTTTATCTTTCCAAGCCTTCTGGGGCTTCAGCAATTTCATTTTCACATTGACCAATTCTCTCTCTTCTTTTGTCAGTGGGTACGAAAAATCATTTTTAATGTAGACATGCCCTTTATATATTTCATTTTCCATATTTTTTACCATGCCTTCGGGTAAAATTTCTGTCGGCTTATAATCCTTAAAGGCGGATTCGTACATTTGAATATGATCATTCCAATCATCCGGACCATTCAATGTCACAGCAATCAGGTCATGTTCGTTTTTTGTTGCCGTCGTGACCAAAGTACGTTTTGCTAGTTTGGTATACCCTGTTTTCCCTCCTGTGCAATACTCATATAGTTGTGTAAGCAAACGGTTTTTGTTCTTCCATACATAATCCCATTGTTCAGTGGAATTAGGTGCTCTGTGTTCCTTTGTGCCGGCAATCTTTGCATACGTTTTATTTTGCATGGCATAACGAGTGAGTATGGCCATATCATATGCGGTTGAATAATGGTTCTTCGTATTATCCAAACCATGTGGGTTTGAAAAATGGGTATTTTTCATACCGATTTCTTCAGCTTTTTGATTCATCATCCAGACGAATCCATCCAGGCTTCCGCCAACCTTTTCGCTGATTGCGACTGCTGCATCATTACCTGAACGAAGCATCAAACCATAAACCAAATCTTCGAGCTTAATTTTTTCTCCTACTTTTAAATAAAGTGAAGAGCCCTCCGTCCCGAAGGCATTGCTGCTTACCTTCACCGTTTCATCCATTTGTCCCGATTCAATAGCCAAGATAGCCGTCATTATTTTCGTAATGCTTGCAATACGGTTCTTTTCATGGGCATTCACTTCATAAATGACCCTTCCGCTATCCTCATCCATTAAAATCGCACTATGGGCACTTACGGATACATTTGCTTTGGCGCTTTGTACAGGAGCCATAAAAGACAACAGGAGAATGACGATACACAAACTTGATAACCCTTTATATGGAAAACGCATGAGTGCCCCCTCGTCTCTTTACTTGTTTTTGTACAAGTTTATGCAAAGGGACAAGGGTTATGAATAAAAGAATGTAACCCTTCATGTTATCTACCGATTTTCTCAGTGATTTCCCATAAAAAAAATCGATAGGGGGCCCCTATCGATTTAGTGTTCTATCATACTAATAATGCAGCGATTTCATCAATTTTCTTAGCTCCGAATACCACTTCTTCATCATTGATAATCATGGCCGGCACGCTCATGACTTTATATTTCTTCTTGATTTCCTGGAAATTGCTTATATCGACCATTTCAGCTTCAACGTTAGGGTTTTCAATCGCTATGCGCTGAGCGCCCACTACAACGTCAGGACAGTAGTGACATGCCAATGAAACCATAACCTTAATGTTCGCTTTTTTACTGATACCCTTGATTGAATTCAATACGGTTGAATCCAATGCTTGACCAGGTCCGGCCAGGTTATAGATAGCCAAAATGAAGGAATTCAACTCATGGCCGCCAGGTACACCGTGGTATTTGACGCCACTGTATTCACCATTCGAATTTAAGAGGGAAACGACAGGAAACTTATCTGCATTGATTTTTTCTTCAATTTCCACATTTTCACCTTTGTTGTATAACTCAAGATGAAGCTTATCTCCTAATTCCGCAACATCCAACAAGAAGTCTCGCAATTCAACTGATTTTGGCAAACTTTCATCGACGATGGACACTAATGTAACGTCACTCTCCATCTTGCCGAAGATTCCCTTTAATTGGCCACGTAACGCATCACTCAATAAAGCGCTTTTGCCTGCCGGGACTGCTGCCTGTTCTTTTTTCGCCGGTTTCTCAACTTCAGGTTCATCTTTGATTCCCAGGCGATCTTTTTCTTCTGCAATATATTTACCGGCATCCGTTGCTGCAATCGCTCCGTCGGATACAGCTGTGATAATCTGGCGCAAGGATTTTGGCCTTAGGTCGCCCGCGGCATAAACACCCTTCACATTAGTCTTCATATCATCATCGGTTAAAATGTAACCAGCATCATCCATTTCGATATGGCCATTGAAAATCTCTGTTTTCGGCTCGTAACCTATGAAAACGAATACGCCAAACGTACTGTCTTCTTCCTTCGCCTTATATTCAAATTCTTCTTTAGTCGCATTATTGATGAAACGGGCACTTTGAATCATCCCGTCTCCATATACCCCAAGGATTTCCGTATTGAATTTCACTTCAATCTTATCATTTGCCATTACTTTATCAACAATGGAAGGGGCACACGAGAAGCTTGATTCCCGGGCGATGATTGTAACTTTTGTTGCAAAGCGTGTCAGGAAAATAGCTTCTTCAGCAGCTGCATATCCTGCCCCGATAACGAAAACTTCCAATCCTTCAAAGAATTCACCATCACATGTTGAACAATAAGCTACACCGCGGCCGGTAAATTCCTCTTCACCTGGAAATCCTAGTGTCCTTGGAGAAGCACCCGTTGCAATGATGACGGCGCGTGCATGGTAGTCCCCGCCAAGTGTTTTTACGACTTTCACCTCACCGGAGAAATCCACGCCCGTTACATCGGCTTTTGCGAACTCAACGCCAAAATCTTCGTTTTGAAGCTTCATTTCTTCAACTAACCTAGGGCCCGATATATGACGGATACCAGGATAATTGGCTATTTCCGACGTAGTTGCAGCTTGTCCGCCGCCAGTTCCTTTTTCTAGGATTATTGTTTTTAACTTAGCTCTTCCTGCATAAACACCGGCTGAGAGGCCTGCAGGACCGCCACCAATAATTAATAAATCATATATTTTTTTCATCTTTTGTGCTCCTTGCTGAATGATTATAACGTGCTAAACTGATTATTTTGAAAAACAAAAGGCACTTATTTTAGGTAAGTGCCTTTTGTCATTAGATCATGTCGGACGATTTGTCCAGTAATCGTAATCAATGCTGGGTATGTCCATTACCTGTAGAAATGGACCCTCCCATATTAAAAATTAAAGTTTACCTACAAGGTCTAGGCTTGGTTCAAGAGTATCTTCACCTGGAGTCCATTTTGCAGGGCAAACTTTATCTCCATGTTCCGCTACGAATTGTGCAGCTTGTACTTTTCTTACAAGTTCTTCTGCATTACGGCCAATTCCTAAATCATTGACTTCGTATGCTTTAATTTGTCCTTCTGGATTTACGATGAAAGTTCCACGAAGAGCCAAACCATCTTCTTCAATCAATACACCGAATTGACGGGATAAAACGTTTGCTGGGTCAGCTAGCATTGGATATTGGATTTTACCGATTGTATCAGTAGCATCAGCCCATCCTTTGTGGCTGAAATGAGTATCTGTTGAAACTGAGTAAACTTCACAACCGATTTCCTTGAATGTTTCATAGTTATCTTGAAGATCAGCTAATTCAGTTGGACATACGAAAGAGAAGTCAGCTGGGTAGAAAAAGAATACTGCCCATTTTCCTTTAACATCTTCAAGTGTTACTTCTTTGAACTCTCCTGCATGGTAAGCTTGTACTTTAAAATCTTCAACTTGTTTATTGATCAATGACATAATAAATTCCTCCAATAGCTATTTTTTTATCTGCTCCTATTTATAATAATTATTAAATAGAAACTAGTCAATAAATATACCTTAATAATTTTTAAGTTCACAAATTGGTCACAGTTTTTATATTGATATAAATTAATTATTTTTAAAAACCCATAGTACTTCAAATTAGCATTATTAACACATTTCCAATGTTATTTCAAGGATTTAAATAAGACATATGCTCATTATTTCGTGAGATGATATCATCTCCCTTTCAATCTAATTATATTTTCCAAATGAGAATCATAAGTCGCTTTAAAATTAAATTAGCAGGTTCTCCTTCATATCCTTGCCATAATTTCCCTAAAAAATTCTTGATACAAAATTTCAGGCAAAAAAAAACGAACCTTTACGGCTCGTGTCAGTTTGACGGCAAAATGTTGTTCGGATTCCGAATAGTAAGGTGAAGGTCGAAAAAAATTTGTGAACGGTCGAATATAGTGCCTCAACGGTCGAATACTGTGCTGGGTAGGTTGAATAAAGTGTGGTTTAGGTCGATAAACTGCGTTAACATCCCAAGACAGTGCTGCGGGTCGAATAAAGCGCTCTGGTCTTTATGTTTTTTTTAAGCTGTTTTCGCATACTTTGTTGCTATTTACTAAGTAGTGCGGTGTGGTTGATTTCCCCTCCAGATGCTCGCTTTCCGCGGGGCGGGCGGTGAGCCTCCTCGGCGTAAACGCCTGTGGGGTCTCACCTGTCCCGCTGCTCCCGCAGGAGTCTCGCACTTCCGCTCCAATCAACCTTAAATAGTTTCGTTTTAAAAACAACGATCTTTACGAAAAGAGCTTTTTTTACTGTAACCTTCATTGAATTGAGAAACTTGCGACACTACTGCCGAAAATCCGGCTACCCGAGACAACAAAGGTGCTTACTTTGATTTGGCTTGGCAGACAGTCGGCGGAAAGGGAGCTGATTTCTGAAATCTACTGAACTTTTCAAATAAAAAACTGCAGGCAAACTGAGTATTCATCGAGTTTGTCTACAGTCTGGAACGTACCTTTACAGCTCATGTATTTGTATTTGTTTCTCCAAAAACTTTACTATATTTTATCTGTTATTGCTTTTTCCAAATAAGCTTTTTCGCTTCGGTGAACCTTACGGCTGTTTTCGGCCAGTTTACAACGTCCCACCATTTGTCCACATAGGCTGCCCGATTATTTTTATATTGCAGGTAATAAGCATGTTCCCATACATCAAGAACAAGGATTGGGATTGTATCCCACTGGGTCAAAACCATATGCAATTCCGATTGAAGTATTTCTAGTCGCCGCGCACGCGGAACCCAGACTAAAATTGCCCAGCCAACACCTTCTACTTGTTTGGCAGCTTCACTAAAATGACTTTTAAAAGCGGCAAAGCTTCCAAAATCCTTCTCAATCTGGTTAAGTAAATCCCCCCTTGGCTGTCCGCCCCCTCCCGGAATCATCTCTTCCCAGAACAGCGTATGGAGATAATGGCCTGACCCATGAAAAGCTGCTTCCTTTTCCCAATGTTTCAACAAGGAAAAATCTTTCGTTTCCCTCGCTTTTTTCATCATCAATTCCGCTTTATTCAGACCATCGACATATGCTTGATGATGCTTATCATGGTGCAGATACATGATTTCCCTCGAAATCGTCGGCTCCAACGCATCATAGGCATAAGGTAACGGCGGTAGCGTATGCTTCCCAATCGGTACCGATTGCCTTTCCTGTATATTGAATTCCCTAGCGAGCTCTTCAATTTCCTCGTAGACCCGAGCCATCTCTTCTTCAATCAGGACCATATCCTCATAATCCATTTCTTCCTCATCCATATCTTTTGTCATCTCGGAAAGCCGTTCAATATTTGACAGCACTGGCGAATCGGTGATATCGATCTTCTCAAGGTATTCCATCACTCCATCAACCCAATCACTTACCTCTTTAGCATAATCTCTTTCATCAGACATCTTGCAACCTCCTCTTAGCCTTTATGCACATAAATCATCAAAGTATTTTATGTTTCGAATAAGCGGAGATTCCATTTATAGATAAAAAAAACAGCAAGGCCTATTAAGCCTAGCTGTTTCATTATCTTGACTGTAACATTTTCGTCCGGTAATCCGTTTCATAAAACTCCAATTCTTCACGCATGGTCTGGAATCCACTTTCCACGGCCTTCAGAATGGATATTATGCTGTCAGGTACACTTTGGTGAAATTTAATCGAGTTTTTCCCTGTATAGGCAGATCTGCTGTCCTCAAACCACCGATCTGATTTTGGGGAAAAGTATTCTTCGATACATTGATGATAAATTCTATAAAGCGTCTTTTCAGCTGCGGCTTTATTGAAAACATCATTTTTCAGAACGATTTGGCAAGCCTCCAAGCCCTCTTCACAACTTACAAGCATTCTTCTTAAACTGGAAAGGATCCCTTTATAATAGGTTTCATCCCCGCTTTTTTCTTCTTGCAGCTTAGAATAGGTCGTCTCATTTATAAATTCCTCTAGCTGAGCCACTGTCGTTTCTAAAAAGCCTTTTACATCCTCAAGCTGAGATTTTACCAATGTATTCCCCAACCGTGAACCCTCCTCAAAATGATTAAGATTGAAAATAATAGTCAACATGTGATTCTATATCATATGGTTTAGCTTGGTCAATAGATATAAACACTTTCTCCAATTTTTCAAAATCTATATTTTCGAAATAACCAGCCAGCTCTTTTTCTGCATTTATATATATACGTTTTCGGTTAACCAGGCTCGGGTCCTTGAGTAGACAGACCATGGCAATGATATCAGCCATATAAATATCCCTGTTAGGGCTTTTGAATATGGGATTGGCGGGATATGGGGTCCAACGAGTGACCATCTCATCAAAATAGCGAAGATACAGTACATTCAGCGTCTTTTCTTCTCCATCCTTTATGTATTGTATAACGGATCGATTAAAGAAGTCCTCAGGTGAATTTGACTTTGACTTTTCAAGCCCAAATCCATTGCATGCTACAATTTGCACCCGCAATCCCCCCGCATTCATTTTTTTCTATATTATCACAATTTAAAGAAAAATGTTATTCGATTGTTTGCTGAAATTTTTCAAAAAACAGATCGGCTTCACCATTTTCAAAGCTATCATCCGAATTATCGGCGAGAGGCGGTAATTCATCTATGGAATTCAGGCCGAAGTAATCCAAAAACTCTTTTGTTGTCCCATATAAATAAGCCCGGCCGGAGCCTTCAGCACGTCCGACCTCTTTTATTAAGACTTTAGTGACAAGTGTATGAATGGGGCGTTCCGTTTTCACTCCGCGAATTTCATCAATTTCCGCTCTGGTAATCGGCTGCTTATAGGCAATGATTGCGAGTGTTTCCAAGGCCGCCTGGGACAAGCCTTGAGTGCTTGATGTTTCCACTAGCCTTTTCAAGTAATCCGAGTGCTCTTTCTTTGTCGTCATTTGATAAACACCCGCTATTTCGATAACCTGAATCCCACGTACATCCGATATATATTCTTCCTTCAAACTTTCAACGATGTCAGTTGCTTGATATTCCGTAATTTCCAGGACAGAGGCAATTTGTTTGACGGAGAGCCCTTCATCTCCGGCAGCAAACAATAATGCCTCAAGAATCCCTTTCCAATTAATAACTTCCAACTGGTTCTACACCTTCCTTAGCAGCAATCATGATTTCCGAAAAATTATCTTCCTGTTCAACGATGATTTCATTTAGTTTCATCAGTTCCAGCACCGCCATGAAAGTGATGACGATATGCTCCTTAACCGGGAGCGAAAACAGTTCAAAAAAACTTTTCTTCCCTTTTATTGATTGTAACTCAATCATGATTTCATCCATTCGTTTCTCTATCGATATCTCTTGTTTCGTTACTTTCGTGTATAGCGGCTTTTGAATTTTTTGCCTTCGCAGCAGTTTTTGCAGAGCACCCAACATATCATATAGACTTATATTCAACTCTTGTTTATCACTTTCCGCTTCTTTAACATAAACAGATAAATCACTTGGGGGTTTAGTGAACAGCAAGCTGCGTTCTTCTTCCATCCCTTTAAATTCTTCGGCTGCATATTTATACTTTTTATATTCTAATAGTTTTTCCACAAGCTCGTCCCGTGGATCTTCCTCAAATATTTCCCCATCTTCATCAATCAATTGTTCATCTTCATGCTTTGGAAGCAACATTTTACTCTTGATGGCAAGCAGTGTTGCAGCCATCACCAGATATTCGCTGGCCACATCCAATTCCAGATGCTGCATTGTATGGATGTACCCTAGGTATTGATCTGTAATATCAGCCATCGGAATATCGTAGATGTCTATTTCCAGGCGATTAATCAAATGCAGGAGTAAATCCATCGGACCTTCGAAAGCGTCAATTTTTATATTATAACCCATTAAATTACCTCATTTAAATCTAATTGGCCAAAAAAGGCCTATTTCTTTTACTAATCAAGTATAGTGGATTGCCGCCCTTTATCCAAATAATAATTTACTGTCCCTAGAAAAGTTTTTATTAGGGATTTCCGACAAATGGGTCGTTGCCCAATCACATTACGAAATCCAACATAACCTAGAAATGTAAGAATAGCAGAACAAAGGAGGTACTCATTATGGGTTCAGGTGGTTTTGGAAACGGCGGCGGATTCGCGTTTATTGTAGTATTGTTCATTTTATTAGTTATCGTCGGTGCTTCTTGGTGTTAATTGAAGACTGACGAATCAAGCTGATTGCCTTGCAATCGGCTTTCTTTATTTTCCAAGAAAAAATTCTATGCTAAACTTGGTGAGTATACATAGCGGGTGTTAGGCTATAAGAAAATGTTT
This window contains:
- a CDS encoding YpuI family protein, with the translated sequence MGNTLVKSQLEDVKGFLETTVAQLEEFINETTYSKLQEEKSGDETYYKGILSSLRRMLVSCEEGLEACQIVLKNDVFNKAAAEKTLYRIYHQCIEEYFSPKSDRWFEDSRSAYTGKNSIKFHQSVPDSIISILKAVESGFQTMREELEFYETDYRTKMLQSR
- a CDS encoding nucleoside recognition domain-containing protein; the encoded protein is MVNYIWFGMFVIGIVFGMVNGTMEQVNEALFVSAKEAVTLCLGLMSILVFWLGLMKIAEESGLLDKLSNLFKPFMRWLFPEVPPNHPAMGYILSNMMANTFGLGNAATPLGIKAMEQLKKLNGGKATVSRSMVTFLAINTSSVTLIPTTVIAIRMNYDAHSPTDIVFPTIIATAISAVGGIAIDRYFYYRRKRNGRE
- a CDS encoding D-alanyl-D-alanine carboxypeptidase family protein, translating into MRFPYKGLSSLCIVILLLSFMAPVQSAKANVSVSAHSAILMDEDSGRVIYEVNAHEKNRIASITKIMTAILAIESGQMDETVKVSSNAFGTEGSSLYLKVGEKIKLEDLVYGLMLRSGNDAAVAISEKVGGSLDGFVWMMNQKAEEIGMKNTHFSNPHGLDNTKNHYSTAYDMAILTRYAMQNKTYAKIAGTKEHRAPNSTEQWDYVWKNKNRLLTQLYEYCTGGKTGYTKLAKRTLVTTATKNEHDLIAVTLNGPDDWNDHIQMYESAFKDYKPTEILPEGMVKNMENEIYKGHVYIKNDFSYPLTKEERELVNVKMKLLKPQKAWKDKRKIPEVVGRASIYLDGKKIGTRSIFYGEAKESFKQQSFQSSWAEVFEAVLGIGRNG
- the resA gene encoding thiol-disulfide oxidoreductase ResA, encoding MDKKKRRLISRTIILLLLGAALVFALYTNFTKDKNESLRKGSDAPNFVLTDMEGKEHKLSDYKGKGVFLNFWGTYCKPCEYEMPYMENQYKNFKDQGVEILAVNVGESDYAVNNFITKHDLTFPVMIDKGREVENAYRVDILPVTFLVDKEGKVIDIITGALTEESIQKHMERIKP
- the resB gene encoding cytochrome c biogenesis protein ResB, which produces MKEVKCDCGHVNAFGTNICGKCGMVLDNEKENKLIDMRYEGSARRSQTYKKTIIDKIWNFFSSVKVGVTLIVIALIASAIGTILPQEMYIPSTATPAEHYELEYGWFGMVYYELGFHNLYSSWWYLIIIGMLGISLLIASIDRFFPLYRSLKKQGVTRHDGFMKRQRIYGVTKLEDQDINLEEVKDRLKRQRYHIREENGHILAEKGRFSRWGPYVNHIGLIIFLIGALLRSVPGMYIDKVLWLREGERKEIPGTNGEYYLQNNEFTLEVYDKENEEDEQYSAAIDKTGTIAKTYQSDVTLYERKGETLPGEKVDLEKLKDYKIKVNEPLKHDHYALYQVDYKLDELSTMAFNLINKKTEEKYGSLKVDLNNPQKKYELKEGYSVDLISYFPDFEFDEKGEPRTISKIPNNPAFIFKMHTPDKPEGEVSFVAIKETVEPLGENTYKMAFNGVETQDVTALTVRKDLTLWILFTGGIIFMIGVIQGSYWNHRRIWIKRKDDEILLAGHTNKNWHGIKRDIKQAIESTSLSEPMDQLEEEKSSSKGEVLNG
- a CDS encoding FAD-dependent oxidoreductase; amino-acid sequence: MKKIYDLLIIGGGPAGLSAGVYAGRAKLKTIILEKGTGGGQAATTSEIANYPGIRHISGPRLVEEMKLQNEDFGVEFAKADVTGVDFSGEVKVVKTLGGDYHARAVIIATGASPRTLGFPGEEEFTGRGVAYCSTCDGEFFEGLEVFVIGAGYAAAEEAIFLTRFATKVTIIARESSFSCAPSIVDKVMANDKIEVKFNTEILGVYGDGMIQSARFINNATKEEFEYKAKEEDSTFGVFVFIGYEPKTEIFNGHIEMDDAGYILTDDDMKTNVKGVYAAGDLRPKSLRQIITAVSDGAIAATDAGKYIAEEKDRLGIKDEPEVEKPAKKEQAAVPAGKSALLSDALRGQLKGIFGKMESDVTLVSIVDESLPKSVELRDFLLDVAELGDKLHLELYNKGENVEIEEKINADKFPVVSLLNSNGEYSGVKYHGVPGGHELNSFILAIYNLAGPGQALDSTVLNSIKGISKKANIKVMVSLACHYCPDVVVGAQRIAIENPNVEAEMVDISNFQEIKKKYKVMSVPAMIINDEEVVFGAKKIDEIAALLV
- a CDS encoding spore maturation protein, whose product is MTTISIWMIPILILCILLYGTLKRVPTYETFVEGGKEGISMSFSLIPFLVGMLVAISVFRASGALDFIVQSLHPLLSFLHFPSEVLPLAIIRPISGTAALGITSDLISVYGPDSFVGRLAATIQGSTDTTFYVLTVYFGAVGIKKMGDALKVGLLADLIGIIAAVIVVTLVFGMN
- the ahpC gene encoding alkyl hydroperoxide reductase subunit C; amino-acid sequence: MSLINKQVEDFKVQAYHAGEFKEVTLEDVKGKWAVFFFYPADFSFVCPTELADLQDNYETFKEIGCEVYSVSTDTHFSHKGWADATDTIGKIQYPMLADPANVLSRQFGVLIEEDGLALRGTFIVNPEGQIKAYEVNDLGIGRNAEELVRKVQAAQFVAEHGDKVCPAKWTPGEDTLEPSLDLVGKL
- a CDS encoding superoxide dismutase, coding for MSDERDYAKEVSDWVDGVMEYLEKIDITDSPVLSNIERLSEMTKDMDEEEMDYEDMVLIEEEMARVYEEIEELAREFNIQERQSVPIGKHTLPPLPYAYDALEPTISREIMYLHHDKHHQAYVDGLNKAELMMKKARETKDFSLLKHWEKEAAFHGSGHYLHTLFWEEMIPGGGGQPRGDLLNQIEKDFGSFAAFKSHFSEAAKQVEGVGWAILVWVPRARRLEILQSELHMVLTQWDTIPILVLDVWEHAYYLQYKNNRAAYVDKWWDVVNWPKTAVRFTEAKKLIWKKQ
- the rluB gene encoding 23S rRNA pseudouridine(2605) synthase RluB, whose product is MERLQKVIAHAGLASRRKAEELILEGKVKVNGKVVKELGVKVGPNDKVEVNEVPLEKEAPVYFLFYKPRGVISAVSDDKNRKVVTDFFPYINERIYPVGRLDYDTSGLLILTNDGEFANTLMHPKHEVDKVYVAKVKGMPLRESLKKLDKGIKLEDGKTAPAKTRVLSTDKKKETAIVEITIHEGRNRQVRRMFEAIGHPVIKLKREQYGFLTLDGLTAGDSRELTPHEVKLMRTLATTEPKQRRM